GGATTGTAGAGGGGCATCAAGATGATTGGAAAGTAAATGTTTATGGACAATGCAAGTCATGGATTGATCAAGGATTGGTACCCAGAGCAGTTACTCGAGATTTAGATTGGGGAATAAAAGTTCCTGTAGAAAACGCCGAGGGAAAAGTACTTTATGTATGGTTTGATGCTCCTATCGGATATATTTCGGCATCCAAAGAATGGGCAACCGCCAATAACAAAAATTGGGAAGACTATTGGAAAGATAACAATACGGAACTCATTCATTTTATTGGAAAAGACAATATTGTTTTCCATTGTATTATTTTTCCATCTATGCTAAAAGCACATGGAGATTATGTACTCCCTTCCAATGTTCCTGGAATGGAATTTTTAAATCTCGAAGGGAAAAAGATTTCAACTTCAAGAGATTGGGCAGTATGGCTGCACGAATACCTTCAGGAATTCCCAGGAAAACAAGATTCTTTGAGATATATGCTTACAGCAATCGCCCCAGAAACAAAAGATAACGATTTTACTTGGCAAGATTTCCAAGGAAAAAACAATAGCGAACTTGTAGGGGTTTTTGGAAATTTTGTGAATCGAGTTTTAGTTTTGATTAATAAATATTGGGGAGGAGAAATACCTCATTTTGAAAATCCATCAAAAAGAGACTTAGAAACTTTGGAGCTTTCTACTCAGTTTAAAACAAAAGTAGAACAGTCTATGGAACGTTACCGCATTCGCGAGGCTCAATCAGAAATGATGGCTTTAGCAAGACTGGGTAATAAATATTTGACAGAGGAAGAGCCTTGGAAGCATTATAAAACAGATGAACAAATAGCTAAAAACATTTTGTATGTTTCTATGCAAATTTGTGCCCAACTAGCAATTCTTGCTGAACCGTTTATCCCGAATACTTCCGAAAAACTCAAGAACATGCTCGCCTTTGATAATACTACTTGGGAAATGGCAGGAGAAAAAGACCTCCTAAAATCAGGTCATAAAATAAACAAGGCAAGTCTATTATTTGAAAGAGTAGAAGACGCAACGGTTGAAGAGCAAGTGCAAAAGCTGGAAGCTAAAGCACAAAAACAACAAGAAAACAACAACCAAGTGACACCACAAAAAGAAGAAACAACTTTTGACGACTTTATGAAAATGGACCTAAGAGTAGGAACTATTTTGGAAGCGCAGAAAATGAAAAAAACCAAAAAACTTCTTCAATTAAAGGTGGACACAGGAATAGATCAAAGAACAATAATTTCTGGAATTGCAGAACACTATAATGCAGAAGAAATTATCGGTAAAAAAGTGATGGTTTTGGTAAACCTAGCGCCAAGAAAAATGAGAGGAGTAGAAAGTGAAGGAATGATTTTATTATCTGAAAAAGAAGATGGAAAACTCTACTTCGTGGAACCCAACAGTGAAGCAAATAATGGGGATTCGATTGCTTAATAAGTGTAATAGAAAAAGTGTTATAAATGAAAAGAGGATTACTCTCGCAATCCTCTTTTCCTCTTAACCTAGTTTTTTTCACTTATGAAAAATCAATACCTAAAAACATATTTGCAACCACTGTGCCAAAAAACAAATTATGAGAAAAAATTTTAAAAAAAACAGCTCAAAAAAAGGGTTTAGTTCAAGACGAAATAGAGAATCTTTTGGAAATGAAAGATTTGACAAAGGAAATAAATTTTCATCGAAAAAAGAATTTTCACCTGACGACAAACGCAATAATTCTGATGACAACAATTCTGATGACAAGAAAGGGGGTTCTAAGCGATTTGTAGATAAAAAAAGAATAGCAGGAAGGAAATTTTCAAAACCTAAAAAAGGAACTTTTGCCAAAAACAAAGATTTAATGCGAATCAATAAATATTTGGCACATTCAGGATTGGGTTCTAGAAGAGAAGTAGAAAAATACATCACATCTGGTTTAGTAAAAGTAAACGGAAAAGTAG
This portion of the Flavobacteriales bacterium genome encodes:
- the metG gene encoding methionine--tRNA ligase, giving the protein MEKRRFTITAALPYTNGPVHIGHLAGVYIPADIFARYQRLRNNDVLFVCGSDEHGMAITMKARKEGVSPQQIVDKYHNIIKDSFEEFGISFDIYSRTSNKTHHETAQEFFLNLHEKGEFIEKTSQQYYDEQEKQFLADRYIQGTCPHCKNEEAYGDQCEKCGTSLSPEELIEPKSTISGAKPIKKETKHWYLPLDKYSDWLEEWIVEGHQDDWKVNVYGQCKSWIDQGLVPRAVTRDLDWGIKVPVENAEGKVLYVWFDAPIGYISASKEWATANNKNWEDYWKDNNTELIHFIGKDNIVFHCIIFPSMLKAHGDYVLPSNVPGMEFLNLEGKKISTSRDWAVWLHEYLQEFPGKQDSLRYMLTAIAPETKDNDFTWQDFQGKNNSELVGVFGNFVNRVLVLINKYWGGEIPHFENPSKRDLETLELSTQFKTKVEQSMERYRIREAQSEMMALARLGNKYLTEEEPWKHYKTDEQIAKNILYVSMQICAQLAILAEPFIPNTSEKLKNMLAFDNTTWEMAGEKDLLKSGHKINKASLLFERVEDATVEEQVQKLEAKAQKQQENNNQVTPQKEETTFDDFMKMDLRVGTILEAQKMKKTKKLLQLKVDTGIDQRTIISGIAEHYNAEEIIGKKVMVLVNLAPRKMRGVESEGMILLSEKEDGKLYFVEPNSEANNGDSIA